A region from the Nesterenkonia lacusekhoensis genome encodes:
- the infC gene encoding translation initiation factor IF-3 produces MSEPRINNRIRVPEVRLVGPQGEQVGIVRIEDALRLASEADLDLVEVAPNAKPPVCKLMDFGKWKYEAAVKARESRKNQTSTQLKEVRFRLKIDDHDYETKVGHARRFLEAGDKVKAMIQFRGREQQRPEMGVRLLQRFAQDVEDLGQVESNPRQDGRHMVMVVGPLKTKAQARNEAPDDEALDNEENKARAKAKREGRARKTQERQERVSTDQKDVKPLSNSMADYLPDELKNL; encoded by the coding sequence ATCAGCGAACCACGCATCAACAACCGGATCCGTGTACCGGAGGTCCGCCTCGTCGGCCCGCAGGGGGAACAGGTCGGCATCGTCAGAATCGAAGACGCCCTGAGGCTCGCCTCGGAGGCCGATCTTGACCTGGTCGAGGTGGCGCCGAACGCGAAACCGCCGGTCTGCAAGCTGATGGACTTCGGCAAGTGGAAGTACGAGGCTGCGGTGAAGGCCCGCGAGTCGCGGAAGAACCAGACCAGCACTCAGCTGAAGGAAGTCCGCTTCCGTCTCAAGATCGACGACCACGACTACGAGACCAAGGTCGGGCACGCTCGCCGCTTCCTCGAAGCCGGTGACAAGGTCAAGGCCATGATCCAGTTCCGCGGCCGTGAGCAGCAGCGTCCGGAGATGGGCGTCCGCCTGCTCCAGCGCTTCGCCCAGGACGTGGAGGACCTCGGCCAGGTCGAGTCCAACCCGCGCCAGGACGGCCGCCACATGGTCATGGTGGTCGGCCCGCTGAAGACCAAGGCGCAGGCTCGCAACGAGGCTCCCGATGACGAGGCCCTGGACAACGAGGAGAACAAGGCTCGTGCCAAGGCCAAGCGTGAGGGCCGTGCTCGAAAGACGCAGGAGCGTCAGGAGCGGGTCTCCACCGATCAGAAGGACGTGAAGCCGCTGTCCAACTCGATGGCGGACTATCTTCCGGACGAGCTCAAGAACCTCTGA
- a CDS encoding DUF1844 domain-containing protein, with product MQNEDLPPAADQTARDIAEVPAVELINTVAVHLMSAAAVKTGLADDTRADELKDLDEARKLITALAGLITAAAPEVGSTHAAPLRDGLRSLQLAFREESLVPDEPGKGPGEKWTGPVN from the coding sequence ATGCAGAACGAAGATCTCCCCCCGGCGGCCGATCAGACCGCGCGTGACATCGCAGAGGTTCCCGCGGTCGAACTGATCAACACTGTCGCAGTTCACCTGATGAGTGCAGCGGCAGTGAAGACGGGGCTGGCCGATGACACCCGCGCCGACGAACTGAAGGACCTGGACGAGGCCCGAAAGCTGATCACCGCGCTGGCCGGTCTGATCACTGCCGCCGCCCCGGAGGTCGGCTCCACCCATGCCGCTCCCCTGCGCGACGGGCTGCGATCCCTGCAGCTGGCCTTCCGCGAAGAATCCCTGGTTCCGGACGAACCCGGCAAGGGCCCCGGCGAGAAGTGGACCGGCCCGGTCAACTGA